In one window of Maribacter sp. BPC-D8 DNA:
- the dnaB gene encoding replicative DNA helicase, with product MENTKPFVARKIDKSNIISLQKGKIPPQAIDLEEVVLGAMMIDKKGVDEVIDILHPDVFYKDAHRFIYEAIFILFEESQPIDLLTVSSQLKKSGKLEICGGDFYLIKLTQKVASSAHIEFHARIILQKFIQRSLIKISGEIIEEAYDEAIDVFDLLDTAEAKLYDVTQGNLKRSAETAQDLVIQAKKRIEEIAGKEGMSGVASGFDKLDKLTSGWQPSDLIIVAARPGMGKTAFTLSMARNMAVNTNTPVAFFSLEMSSVQLITRLISSETGLSSEKLRTGKLEKHEWEQLNVKVKTLEKAPLFIDDTPSLSIFDLRAKARRLASQHGIKMIMIDYLQLMTAGGSQKGGNREQEISTISRNLKALAKELNIPVIALSQLSRAVETRGGSKRPILSDLRESGAIEQDADIVSFIYRPEYYKIEEWDDEERSPTQGQGEFIVAKHRNGGLENIRLKFIGNQGKFDNLDDFDSPFEFQSKMNANEENPFATKNLPSADDAFGSSMNSSPDLDEDNDVPF from the coding sequence ATGGAGAACACAAAACCTTTTGTCGCTCGCAAGATTGACAAATCTAATATTATAAGCCTTCAAAAAGGTAAAATTCCACCACAAGCTATTGATTTAGAAGAGGTTGTGTTGGGTGCTATGATGATAGATAAAAAAGGTGTTGATGAAGTTATCGATATTTTACACCCCGATGTTTTCTATAAAGATGCTCATAGATTTATTTACGAGGCTATTTTCATTCTCTTTGAAGAGTCGCAACCAATCGATTTATTAACCGTTTCTTCACAACTTAAGAAATCAGGTAAATTAGAGATTTGTGGAGGCGATTTTTACTTGATAAAATTGACTCAAAAAGTAGCATCATCTGCTCATATTGAGTTTCATGCACGTATTATTCTGCAGAAGTTTATTCAGCGTAGTCTGATTAAAATTTCTGGTGAAATTATCGAGGAGGCATATGATGAGGCTATCGATGTATTTGACTTGTTAGATACTGCCGAAGCAAAATTATATGATGTTACCCAAGGTAACTTAAAGCGTTCTGCAGAGACGGCGCAAGATTTGGTAATACAAGCTAAAAAACGAATTGAAGAGATTGCCGGTAAAGAGGGGATGAGTGGTGTCGCCTCTGGGTTTGATAAGCTAGATAAGCTTACTTCGGGTTGGCAGCCGAGTGATTTAATTATTGTTGCAGCACGTCCTGGTATGGGTAAAACGGCATTTACCTTATCTATGGCGAGAAACATGGCTGTAAATACAAATACACCTGTAGCTTTCTTCTCTTTAGAGATGTCCTCGGTACAGCTAATTACAAGACTAATTTCTTCTGAAACTGGTTTGTCTTCTGAAAAATTAAGAACTGGTAAGCTTGAAAAACACGAGTGGGAACAATTGAATGTTAAAGTGAAAACTTTAGAAAAGGCACCTTTGTTTATTGATGATACTCCGTCATTATCCATTTTTGATTTACGTGCAAAGGCAAGACGTTTGGCCTCTCAGCATGGTATAAAAATGATCATGATCGATTATTTGCAGTTAATGACAGCAGGTGGTAGCCAAAAAGGAGGAAACAGGGAACAAGAGATTTCTACTATTTCTCGAAACTTAAAAGCGCTTGCAAAAGAATTGAACATTCCTGTAATTGCATTATCTCAGCTATCGCGTGCTGTTGAAACACGTGGTGGTAGTAAAAGACCTATTCTTTCGGATTTGAGGGAATCTGGAGCGATCGAGCAAGATGCCGATATTGTATCGTTCATCTATAGACCTGAGTATTATAAGATAGAAGAGTGGGATGATGAAGAACGTTCGCCAACTCAAGGTCAAGGAGAATTTATTGTAGCAAAACACCGTAATGGTGGTTTAGAAAATATTAGATTGAAGTTTATCGGTAATCAAGGTAAGTTCGATAACCTCGATGATTTTGACTCCCCTTTCGAATTCCAATCGAAAATGAATGCAAATGAAGAGAATCCGTTTGCGACGAAAAACTTACCAAGTGCAGATGATGCCTTTGGTAGTAGTATGAATAGTAGTCCTGATTTAGATGAGGATAACGATGTTCCTTTCTAA